Below is a genomic region from Syntrophorhabdaceae bacterium.
TCACCTCCAAAGTCATACCCATGATGTATCAGGGATAAAGACGATAGAATCCGTAAGTCGTGGGCGTAAGGGGTTCGACCCTTTACGACTAACCCCTTGCGACTTAAGCCTCACGTGGTCTTCTCCAGCATCCAGCATCGAGCAGCAAAAAAGCAGGTTAAGGCTAAGGTTAAGCAAACCCAGGTTTTACTCAACCTCAACCTTAACCTCAGCCTGATTCTTCTCGTCATTTCCTCCCTCGTCCTTTATGCCACGATGTATGAGCCGGTACCAACAGCAATCAGATCGTCCTGATCGTTATTCAGCTCAATCCTTGTAACGGCAACCTTGTTTCCCGTTCTCAACGTATAGGCCGTGGCGACAAACCACCTGCCGATGCCCGGACGCAAAAAATCAACACGCAGATCAATGGTGCTTACCCTCCCGAACCTCTCAAGTCTTGTCTCCAGGATCTCGCTCGGTATCTTTTGCTGAACGCCCATAAACGCGGCCAGGCCGCCTGTAACATCGATGACCGACGATATAGCCCCTCCATGCAACATCCCCCGCTTGTAGTGTCCCATCAATTCATTACGCATTTGAAATGAGACCCTCACGCGCTCATAGCTTATCGATTCAACCTTAAGGCCGAGCACCCTGTTGAAAGGGATCTTCTCGTTGAACAGTTCGTTGATGGCGGAAACAAACCTTTCATCATTTGTGCAACTATCCATTATCCCTCCTCGTTCAATGGTCCGTTAATCCCTCAGCCAAAATCTTCGCCAAACAGTAATGACCACGCGCTGCGGTATGCTACTTGATGTCGCGTTTCAGCCGGCAGGTGCTTTAAAAAACTCCTGTGTCTATAGTCGTATTCAGCGATCCGGTTAAGGCGGTCTCCGCCCAGGTCCAGGGCTGATAAAAATCGCTTCGGATGGGCGACGATAAGATCGCGCCATTCAACCTTAAGGCCGCCATCGTCTGCCCACACACGCGAATGCCGCTGGTTGCTAATGGGGTATATCGAACCCGCGTCTCCAAATGCGGTATCGAAATACAGATTCGGGAAACGCTTGATCAAGGCATCGACATATGCGGGCGTATAGCGGGAAGCGCGTTCGATATAGCGTATCTGGGCCAAATGGCACCAGATTACCCTGGCCTTAGGATATCGTTGCAGCATTGATTCAAGCGGCGCGAGCAGTTCATTCTCTATCTCATAGTGGATCTGGAACGGCATTCCGGTTTGTTCGCTCAGACTGAACACCCGGTGCCCGATCGGGCCGTCGATTGGAATGTTGACGTCGCGTTTTAACTCGCCGCGCTTTACCTGCCTGGGCGAAGGGTAGTGGCGGAATTCGAATTCGCCCAGAAGCATCATCTGTTTCTTTTGGACGGCGGCCTCCTGAACATCTAAAAATTCCTCCGGAGCCTCCGTCAGGACCGGGGGTTGTCCGCCGTTTCCAACAGGTATGAAGCGGTCCGGATAACCGGCGAGCAGTTTTTCTGACAGGTTGTCAAACCGTACCCCTTTTTTAAACTGCCCCTCGCCGATGTCTGCGGAAA
It encodes:
- a CDS encoding amidohydrolase family protein — its product is MINRRDLLKAFCALPLLALLPGVGNAQNIVDFPQLKTGYAHRLKKILAAGGLPYIDIESSCNSTKLDVDYVAKNMDRLNIGLMALSADIGEGQFKKGVRFDNLSEKLLAGYPDRFIPVGNGGQPPVLTEAPEEFLDVQEAAVQKKQMMLLGEFEFRHYPSPRQVKRGELKRDVNIPIDGPIGHRVFSLSEQTGMPFQIHYEIENELLAPLESMLQRYPKARVIWCHLAQIRYIERASRYTPAYVDALIKRFPNLYFDTAFGDAGSIYPISNQRHSRVWADDGGLKVEWRDLIVAHPKRFLSALDLGGDRLNRIAEYDYRHRSFLKHLPAETRHQVAYRSAWSLLFGEDFG
- a CDS encoding thioesterase family protein; translation: MDSCTNDERFVSAINELFNEKIPFNRVLGLKVESISYERVRVSFQMRNELMGHYKRGMLHGGAISSVIDVTGGLAAFMGVQQKIPSEILETRLERFGRVSTIDLRVDFLRPGIGRWFVATAYTLRTGNKVAVTRIELNNDQDDLIAVGTGSYIVA